In the Ipomoea triloba cultivar NCNSP0323 chromosome 6, ASM357664v1 genome, one interval contains:
- the LOC116022423 gene encoding uncharacterized protein LOC116022423, whose translation MGVRDILVECKSGKLKRINELNPTYLPLQYPILFPYGEDGYRDDIQFNTTITQAGGSRQHITTREYFAFQIHERRSTLSTLLHAKRLFQQFLVDGYTMVESGRLLFIRNNQKALRCEVYKGFSDALFRGDIDPATQRTLVQN comes from the coding sequence ATGGGGGTGCGAGATATTTTGGTTGAGTGTAAATCAGggaaattgaagagaattaATGAGCTAAACCCGACATACTTACCATTGCAGTATCCTATTTTGTTTCCCTATGGAGAAGATGGTTATCGGGATGATATCCAATTCAATACGACGATTACTCAAGCAGGTGGTAGCAGACAACATATAACTACTCGGGAGTATTTTGCATTTCAAATACATGAAAGGAGAAGTACATTGTCTACCTTATTGCATGCTAAAAGGTTGTTTCAACAGTTCTTGGTTGATGGATATACAATGGTGGAATCCGGTCGTCTTTTATTCATACGTAACAATCAAAAGGCGTTGCGTTGTGAAGTATACAAAGGTTTTTCTGATGCATTATTTAGAGGAGATATAGACCCTGCAACTCAAcgaacactagtacaaaattga